The stretch of DNA TTGCACAGATATCATCCCATTCATATTCAGTGGTAAATTACCAGACTGAACACAAATTCCACTATTATTGTCGATGTTCCTACTAGCCACCATAGCTGTATTCCCATTGCTCTGTTGATATCCAAATCCCACTCCAAGACTATGTCCAGCATGTGACATATCACCAAAGACCCCAACATTACTAGCTTTTGCAGCTAACTGGGCATCTTCTCTCACAACACCAGCTCTAACCAAGAAATCCTCAAGTGTCATCTCTCCTAAAGTCTGTTGCCTACGAGGCATGTTCGATAACCCCGCATCACCATTTCCATCCGTTCCACCATAATACTCTTTTGACATATCCTTCCACACTTCATCAATAGTCTTCTGACTCAGTGTCCTCGGTAAAGTTAAAGACCCTTGCCTCTGTAAATTCCCACCTCGAACACCCGCTTCTTGTCCACCAACCCCAGAAGTTCCCATGTTCTGACTCTCTTCTGCACTCCATATGTTCTTTAACAACTCATCCATGTTCATTGACCCAAAATCCTTTCCACTCCCTCTCAGAAACTCATCAAAAGTCAGTGAATAAACAGACGACTGCCGTGCCAATGGAACGTTCTCTGGCAGCCTCCCACCAGCACCACCACTTCCACTCCCCCCTGGTGGCTCATTTCCATAGTTCTTTATACTCAAATTACTCCCCATTTACCTAAAAACTCGAGTCCTGCTTCTGTCGTTGAACCAGCGATAGGAAAAACCCTCAACTTTAGAGCAAAATCTATCTATTTCGTCTTGAATTTGCCTAACTAGGCAACTAGCTTTTCGCCTTCAGCTTTTGAGCATTAAATTTCAACCACAAGCACTAACTCACGGGCTTTGACTTTTATGGCCAACTCTCCCCCAATAGTACTTCAAAGTTCACTCCTCTATTCAAATTCAAGTACCTGGTTAGATCAATAAAAAGTTACTTCACCTCAAACTCACCAACCCCAGATCAGAAAAATCCTCTACAAGTGAAAAACTCTACTTGAAATTGGCTGCAGTTTTAGATAAGAACAAGAACCCCAGAGTATAAAGACCCTTTCAACCTATATAGTAGCTGCGCACATGCTTTCGGATGTGTGTCTAAAAATACAAAACTAACAAAGAAAGAGTTCCACTTCAAAGAAAGGACAATCAAGAAGATACCCTGTTGAAAAACAAAGCTAATCTTTGACTATTTAGTATTTATTCGTCCGTGCCAAAAATGTGTCATACTTCCCTTTTAAATTTGTATGGCAATCCTTTTTTAAAGTTCcccttttatttttaataaaaaaaattataaatatattatatatataatttattttaaactagaaatttcaaaagtATTACGTAtcctttttaaaaaatatttgtgCTTAAACAAATATCACCCCATAAATTAAAATGAAGGATGTAGTAAGTTTCATCTATGTACAATCTTTTTTATTTAGTATGTTTCAGAAAGAAATATCtctttatatttaaaaataattttaaattaaaattttttattttatttttaataatatatttatataatcaCAAACATATATAGAGAGAGATCATAGAGTTACTAAGGATCAGAAAATTTTTACTAAGGATCAGAAAAAGTGTAAATTTCTAAAAAGAAATTTCTTATACTTATGCTGGATGAAGTACTTAGAAGTAGAAACCATGGAGTTACTAAGGATAATTGGCCGACCGACCCTCCATGAAACTTATTTTTCCCTAACTTCCAAGTTTTAAATTATTGGTTAGGATATATTCTAGGTTAATAAGTGTTAATGTGTGATTTTAGTTAATGAGAAGGTGAAGTGGGACGCAACGTTTGGACGCTTATATGAGGAACTTGGGGACAAAGGCGGGACACGAAGCTATACACGCTAGCCAAGGTGAGAGAAAGAAAGACCCGTGATATGGACCAAGTAAAATGCATCAAAGACGAGGATGGAAGAGTATTAATGGAGGAGGCACATATTAGATGTAGATGGTAGTCATACTTCCATAAACTCCTAAATGAAGAGGGAGACATGGACATTATGTTGGGCGATTTGGAACACTCCGAGAGTCATCGTGATATATTGTAGGTGTATTATAATTGAGGAGGTCGAGGGGGCTATGTGGAAGATGAGCAGTGCGAGGGCGACCGGGCCAGACGAAACCCCAGTGcaattttggaagagcgcggcTAGGGTAGGCTTGTAATAGCACACTAGGTTGTTTAACATCACTTTTAGGATGAAcaagatgcccgaagagtggatTTCAAAATTGGGcatatgttcaggttgagtatcggatgaTCCGAGAGCGTTTCAGTGCTTATTATGAAAAGTTGGcgttttgaaggttttagaattttctaagtttagtATGGAGagaactttggtgttatcgatctccgtttgggatttcgagacattgaataggttcgtattgtcatttgtgacttatatgtaaaatttggcatcattccgggatgtttaagtgtgattTGGATGCTGCATTCCAGGTTACGATCTGTAGCACACGGAGTCCCTCTCTTATTCATTTATTATATCTTGTCTAGTTTATATttcagacatatgttgtattagtATTGTATTTTCTAGTAGATGCCCATCCACTTGTAACGCCGGGTTTTAGAAATTTCTAGTAGATGGTTATGGTATTTATCTAGTATTGTCGCCTTTtccttttatgtttttttttattaatGTTTTATATCTCCATATTTTTCTATGCCTAATTTCCTTTACTTAATAAAActcataatttaaaaaataataaagtaaataattaagttgatagttccttgttggcttgcctaacggcgacgctGGGCGTTATCACGACCTATAgcgagaattgggtcgtgacaggtcagCTCTTAGCTTGTTTTTATTTGCATTGGCACTGGATACACTGATGCgtcacattcaaggggaggtgtcatagtgtatgttatttgcagatgatattgtactgATTGAC from Nicotiana tomentosiformis chromosome 11, ASM39032v3, whole genome shotgun sequence encodes:
- the LOC104094667 gene encoding ABSCISIC ACID-INSENSITIVE 5-like protein 5, with protein sequence MGSNLSIKNYGNEPPGGSGSGGAGGRLPENVPLARQSSVYSLTFDEFLRGSGKDFGSMNMDELLKNIWSAEESQNMGTSGVGGQEAGVRGGNLQRQGSLTLPRTLSQKTIDEVWKDMSKEYYGGTDGNGDAGLSNMPRRQQTLGEMTLEDFLVRAGVVREDAQLAAKASNVGVFGDMSHAGHSLGVGFGYQQSNGNTAMVASRNIDNNSGICVQSGNLPLNMNGMISVQQQQGTMQLQQQPKQQQQQQQQPLFPKQPGLAYGAPMAIPTSGQLGSPGMRGGIVGISDPALGISLVQSAALTGGGMNMVGFGAGGVTGATGSPAVSSDGLGKSNGDTSSISPVPYVFSGGLRGRKGGAVEKVVERRQRRMIKNRESAARSRARKQAYTMELEAEVAKLKEENEELRKKQAEMMEMQKNQVQEMMNLQRGAKRRCLRRTQTGPW